The segment ACCGTGGAAGATGTCGGCATCGCCCTTGGCCAAACTCTCACTAAAGCGTTAGGCAATAAAAAAGGAATCTCTCGCTATGGTCATGCTTACGCGCCGATGGACGAAACTTTAGTGCGCGTTGCGCTCGACATCAGCGGTCGACCTTATCTCGCTTACCACGTTCGCACCCGCCTTTTTAAAGCAGGCGATTTTCCCATTCAACTCGTCGAAGAATTTTGTCGCGCTCTAGCTGTGCATGCCGGCATCACTCTTCATATTGAACTGCTTTATGGCAAAGACCCACACCATATTGTTGAAGCCATTTTCAAAGCCTTAGCCAAAGCTACCGACATGGCTTGTCGCAAAGACCCTCGCGTAAAAACCATTCCCAGTACCAAAGGAATTTTATAAACGCACACAAAAGAAATGATTCTTCTATTTTCTTTTTAGAAAATTTGGGGCAAATTATTTTTCTACACGGCGCTATCGTCTAGTTGGTTAGGACACGGCCCTCTCAAGGCCGGTGCACGGGTTCGAGTCCCGTTAGCGCTAATCACATCAAGCAATTAAATAATTATTGATGACCATATTTTAAAGTTGAAGTTACAAAATAGCGACGCTTAGTTTTAATGATGAACATCACACAATGCTGGTTAGGTCATCCTTACCCTTTAGGCGCAACTTGGAATGGACAAGGCGTTAATTTTGCTTTGTTCTCAGAAACGGCAACGGGCGTGGAGCTTTGCCTTTTTGATCATCCGGAGGCAAAAGAAGAAAGTGCCCGAATTCCTTTAACTGAACACACCGATCAAGTGTGGCACGCTTTTTTGCCAGAAGTGCGACCTGGGCAACTTTACGGTTATCGCGTTCATGGGCCTTACGAACCAAAAAATGGATTACGCTTTAACCCAAATAAATTACTTCTCGATCCTTACGCCAAAGCCATCACAGGCGAACTAAAATGGGAGGATCGCAGTTTTGCTTATCAAATCAACTCTTCCAATGACAAAACTATTCACAACGAAAACAATGCTGATCTCATCCCAAAATGCGTTGTCATTGACCCCACTTTTGATTGGGGCAACGATATTGCGCCACGCACGCCTTTGCATCACTCCGTGATTTATGAGCTGCACGTAAAAGGTTTTACCCAACTCATGGAGGCTTTGCCTGAAAATCTTCGCGGCACTTATGCTGGTTTAGGTAGTGAGCCCGCAATTGATTATCTCAAAAAACTAGGCATTACCGCTGTTGAGCTTCTACCCATTCACCAATTTGTTCACGAAAAACATCTCACCGATCGAGGATTAAAAAATTATTGGGGATATAGTAGCATCGGCTTTTTTGCGCCTCACGATGAATATGCCAGTCAACGAGATCGTGGCGCGCAAGTGAATGAATTTAAAAACATGGTAAAAAATCTGCACGCGGCAGGCATCGAAGTGATTCTCGATGTGGTTTATAATCACACTGCAGAAGGCAATCACTTAGGACCAACACTTTCTTTTCGAGGAATCGATAATCCTGCTTACTACCGACTGCAATCAGATAATCGGCGCTATTACACCGATTACACCGGCACCGGAAACACTTTCAATGCCATGCATCCTTACGTTTTGCAGCTTATCATGGATAGCCTTCGTTATTGGGTGACAGAAATGCATGTCGATGGATTTCGATTTGATTTAGCCGCGAGTTTAGGCCGAGGTGAGCATGCTGTCAGCCATCTTTCCTCTTTCTTCACCATCATCCATCAAGATCCTGTTCTATCTCAAGTCAAATTGATCGCTGAACCTTGGGATTTAGGCGAAGGTGGTTATCATGTCGGTAACTTTCCCATTCTCTGGGCAGAATGGAATGGCCACTATCGTGACATCGTGCGACGCTATTGGAAAGGGAGCGAAGGCCATCTCGGCAACTTCGCTTATCGCTTCACAGGCAGCTCTGATCTTTACCAACACAGCGGCAAAAAACCTTATGCCAGCATTAATTTCATCACCTGTCACGATGGTTTTACTTTACACGATTTAGTTTCTTATAACGAAAAACATAACTTAGCTAACGGTGAAGAAAATCGCGACGGAAGCTACAACAACGATTCCTGGAATTGTGGCGCAGAAGGAACAACTGACGATCTTTTAATATTAACTTTACGTCGTCGTCAGATGCGCAACTTTCTCGCCACACTTTTCTTATCACAAGGCGTTCCCATGCTTTACGCGGGCGATGAATTTGGCCGCACTCAAAATGGAAATAACAACGCCTATTGCCAAGATAATGATATGAATTGGCTCCATTGGCATCATGACACCGATCAGCAAAACTTGCTCGCTCTCACCCAACGTTTGATTCATCTCCGACGCAAACATCCTGTTTTACGACGACCCAAATTTTTTCAAGACGAACCTATCCACGGAAAAGACACCAAAGATATTCTTTGGCTAACATCTCAAGCTATTGAAATGAGCGAAAAAGATTGGACTCATCATCGAGCTAAAAGTCTTGGTGTTTTTTTAAGCGGCTTACCTCATCACGTCTATAACTCTCGAGGAGAACCCATTGTCGACGATGCTTTTCTCATGTTTTTCAATGCAAGCGATGGCTCGCTAGAATTTAAACTACCTTGCGCCCCCAACTTTCCATGGCACATGATTATTAACACCGCTGAAGAAAAAGGTTTTATCGATCCTCCTCCCACCTTTTTTGGCGAACAAACTATTACACTCATCAGACGATCTTTCGTCTTATTTCAATTTTACGGCAACTTAGAAATAAAAACCCTCGAATATCTTGACCAAAAAATCCATGAATGCGTCCAACAGGGAGATTACGATATTTAAGTCTTAATTAATTTTGTTTTTTGATATCGCCAACAAGCTACGGCAACAAAAAGAGCCTCTAAAATAATAAAAGCCACTGCATAACCCGTACCGCCCACGCCAAAGCCATAACTGTGAAGTCCTTTTCCCAAAACAAAATTCACACCATACCAAGTCATTACCACACCACTAAAGCACACAACACTCCCCACAGCTAATCCAAACACTCCCCACCAACCAGCAATCCGGCCATGAATCACAAAAATATAAATCAACAAAGCAATGAGCGCCCAAGTCTCTTTCGGATCCCATCCCCAAAATCTCCCCCAACTATAATTCGCCCAAACCCCACCCAAAATCGTGCCTGCCGCCAATAACAAAACACCCAACTGCATCACACGATAAAGCCAATGATGCAACACAGAATCTTTCGCGGTTTCTTGAGGATGACGAATGTAACGAAATAAAACAATATGACCAAATCCCATTGCTAATGCAAAAGCTGCATAACTTAAAGTAATCGTCAACACATGCACCGTTAACCAAAAATTATCGCGCAACACAGGCACCAAAGGATCCAAACGATCCGGCATCGCCACCGGCATGCGACTTACCGCTAGTAAACACAAAAAACTTACTGGCAAAGCTGCTAAAAGATAAAGCGCATTGCGATAACGCAAATAAAAAAGAAAACCAAATAAACCCGTACCCAAAGCCACCCAAACAACCGATTCATACATATTCGTAACCGGAGGACGACCCGCAATCATACAGCGCATCGTGACACCCACTCCTTGCCATAAAATACCAGCAAAAGCAGCAGCAACTCCTATCCACTTCAGCCATTTTTTTAATCCATAATAGCCCATCAATAAAAATAAAAAAGCAACACCATAACTTACCATTGCCCAATCAAACGCATGCAAACGATAATAAGCATACTCAAATTGCAACATTTTTTCCTTGGGATAACGCTCCGGATTCAATGCTCGTAATTGACCTCGTAAAGTCTCAGCAGCCTGATTAAATTGTGTGAAATCTCCATGCTTATAACTAGCAATCATGGTAAGGAAAGGCCCCTCAACTGGCTTAACTTTTTCTGAATCGTTTTCCTTAAAAAATTCAAATAATGGCATCCACGCGATTTCCTTTGGTGTTAAAGAAGGCACAATTCGAAATGAAACACCTCTTACCCACTGACTAAATAAATCTAATCGTATCGCTACGTTTTCCAATTCTTGATCTTTACGAGACAAGGTTTCATTACGCTGCTTTTTTTCATGGACTGCCAAGACTTGTTGCGATAAAGACGGCACCTGCGTTAACTCATCAAAAGAAAAATATTTCCGTTCCGCGGCTAACCCCAAATCCTGCACTAAAGGTCGATATCCTACCAAAAGAAAAGGCTCCTTTTCCCAATCACGATCTTGCAAAAAAACGGAAAGCGCCATCTCATTCGCCGCCCACTTCTTTTTATCCGGCGCTTGATAAGTTGCCCGCCCATGCAATCGAATCACCATCTCACGCGCAAAAGTATACATCGGCTTGCGGCGACCTTGATCTTGTATTGCTAGTAAATCCCACTCTTTCAAGTTCCCAGCTTCTTTTGCTAGCAAAGATTCACCACTCCAAAAAATTATTACACACAAAATAATGAATTGAGAAAAAAATCGTTTCATAACAGTTTCCTAAAGTTTAGCACGAGGCGGTCGTAAATAAAACATGGTAAAAATCCCGCAGCAAATTAAAAGAGACCCCAACCATTTAAACAACCAACCCGGATCGCGCAAAATTTGCACAGTGCTTTGGTTAAGATTTTCTGGATTCCACGAAGCTTGAGAAATTTTGTAAGTTAGCCCCGTCCAAATTCGCCACCATCGATTCGGATAATTTGCCGGATGATTCATCCAACAAAAAGCTTCTATCGGTTCGGATAACCCAGACAATCGCAAATGACTTTTAAAACTGGCTGGTTCGTCCGTGCCCTCATTTCGTTCTACTTCAAAATCTAGTAATTCAGCAAACATAGGAAGCTTTTCCCATCGCCAAGTATAAGTGATTTCTAAAGGCACAGGTTCCAAAGGCAATGTCGTTTTCCATCCAAAAGCGATCCATTTTTCCATGATTTGATCGGCTTTCGTCACGCGAAGTTTAATACCTAACACAGGAATCTCATTCGGAAGCATATTTTTTGATGAAGACAAAGGCACAAAATCCGCTTCCAACTGGGCTTGCGGCAAAAGTTGCTGAACAGTCACCGTCCAATCCGCCCAGCCCGTTTTTAAAGCGGCTCCCACTTTAATTTCGCCCTGCGATTCACCTTCTTTGCGGGACATTAAATGATAATGCAGATGGCCATCGTCGGCATAAGAAAATGTCAATTGATTAGGCTGGTTTGGCATCTTTGTAAAAGCTTGGGCATCATTACTCTGTTGAAAAGAAATCGTGGCTAATCCTAAATTAAAAACGGATTGCTCACCACCATTCGCGATTAACCATTGCTCCAAACCCTGCCCCATCATGGCTGACTGTAATTTAATCTTTACCACAGGACGTCCTAATGAACCGATTTGATCCCTCGGTTTCCATTGGGTTGATAATGATTCGGAATAATCCACCACCTCAATTTTCCAACCGTTTTCTGTTGTCCACACCTTGCGCGGCTTTTCAGAGGTCGGTTTACGATTCAAAAACTCCAGGGGGAAAAGATATTGATAGGGCGAGCCTTGCTCCCACAAATGCAGTTGTCGCTCATCAACCAATAACTGATTGCGAGGCGGTTGCCCTTTAAACAACGTCATCGTTCCTTCAATCCCCCAAATGCGGCCAATAATCGATCCCACTAACAAAATAATAATGCCAAGATGCGTGATTAAAAAACCGGTATGATGCTTCTTCCAAGGCCAACGCGATAACGCCACTGCGCCTAAATTCACCGCCAACAACGCCAACCAAAAATTAAACCAAGGCGCTTGATAAATATAAGCGCGTGCCACCTTAGCATCGAAATTGGATTCATAAATCGTGCCAACAATACTCGCGATAATCAAAACCGCCAACAACGTCATGGCCAACTGAAGCGAGGCGCAATAACGAAATACTATGTTCTTTTTCCAGCTCAAGAGTTTAGAAAATAATCGAAAAAACCTTTTCTAGCAACTTTATCGACAATTATTTCGCATTTTTTACTTTTTATTTAAAGAAAAAATAATTTTTTCACCTTAAAAATAGATTTTTTCCCCATTTGAAGTTAAATTATTAATAGAAGATTAATCCGCAACAAAGCTTATGAAATTAATTATTACTACCAATCTCGGCCATTTAAAAGTTTATCAAGTTGAAAAAGAAATTGGCCAATCCACTCCCACCGTTCGGCTTGTGCAGGAACTCAACTTCCCAGATGCTCACCGGCATTATGACGATATGGTAACCGATCAGGCTGGTCGCTTCCCCATTGCTAATGGGGCCAACTCCAGCGCGATGGCCATTGGTGAAGAAAACGATTTTGAGATGGAAGTTAAACGACGACTCATTGATCAAATCGTGATTAATATGGAAAAATTCTTACACAACGGCCAAGGTCCTAAAGATTGGAACTTCGCAGCGCCTTCCGCCATTAACCACGCTATCTTGGAAAAATTACCTGTAGCGATGAAACAAAAACTAAGAAAAAATTTAGACAAAGATTTAACTAAGATTCCTCCTCTAAAAGTGCTTTCTTGCTTCGAAAATGCGGCTTAACCTGTAGCAAATCGAAGCAAATGATTCATTCGCGTAAATGTTTCTTCAGGAAACCCAATCGCTTTTTTGATTTGATAATCGCGCTCCAATACATTCGGCTGATTTTGCCATTGGCGAAACGTCTGCCAATCGATCAAACCTCGCATCCATGCCCAATGACCATAAATTAGCACGGGAAAATCGCTGCCATGAACCATGCGCTCGATCAAAGGCGATTCCAAAGCCCGTTTAAAGTAACGACTGCGAAAAGGAATATTAAACGCGCTATTGTCCGCATATAAATTGGAATATTGCGTCATGAGAAAAACTAATTTCTCTAGATAATTGGGATCAAACAAACCGCTTTTTGTGGCAGAGTGCGCAGCAATCACATTCACGCCGCACTCTAAAGGAAGACGCAAAACTTCGGGATCAGCATATTTTTTATTTAAAATAGGCAGCGTATGTTCGCCACCCGTGTGAGCCAATAAAGGTAAACGCACTTGCGCCATGCGTTCCCAAAATTTTTTATAACGCGGATTGTTACAATTAATATTATGACAGTTCGGCAAAATTTTCATCATCGCTGCTCCGCCCTCTAAGCATCGATCCAACTCATCCATCGCATCCGCACGAGTCGGATGAATCGAAACCGCAGGCAAAAATTCAGAATATTTTTTCGCGAGTTGCAAAACGTAAGAATTGGGAATGTGATAATTATTTTTTAGATCAATTCTTTTTCCTTGCTCGTCATAAACGTGTTCATGCGCCAAAATCACAATCGCATCGAGGCTGGAAGTTCTGACCAATTCCAACAAACGCTCAATATATTGTTGATCTAAATTTTTAATTTTTCTTAGCGGCGGCAATCCCAAGTGATGCAACATCCAATTAACCATCGGCAAACGCCATCCGGGCGAAAATTGACAACCATTACTTCCTAACTCATCACCAAGAATATGAACATGCCCATCGATTCGTTTCATAATCGGAATCGATTAATGATAGTTAATTTTTAATGAAAAAATTATTGCGGCACTTGCAATATTTGGCCGATCTTGATTCTGTCCGAAGAAAGATGATTGATCTTTTTTAATTTTGCCACAGTGGTGTTGTTCTGGTTAGCAATTCTCCATAAAGAATCACCGGCCTTCACTTTGTAATCCATGGTAGTCGTAGCAGAATCTGTGTCAGCAGCTGCAACATCATTTCCCATATCATTCACAGTTGTGGTATCAGTGGTATCGATCGGAGGATAATCGTTGCTAGTGTCATAAGAATCGGTAGACACAACATCATAAGGATAATCGGTTACTGGATCCGGCAAGTCATTTTGCGCAGTATCTTTATTCGAAGAAGCACAACCATTAAGAATCAAAACACCTGCCAAGGAGAGAAAAAAATATTTAGTCATGCAAGAAATCTAAAAAAGCTTTTTTTAATTAGCAAGAAAATCAGATGGGTTTTACAAAAAATTTACACTGCAAGTTTTTGTCTCGAAGTGAATTTTTTCAAAAATAATTTTTCCTTCAATCTCATGCATTGGAAGCCATTTAAATTAGTCCCTGTTATAAAAATAACATAGAGACAAAATGACCCTATCTTCGGCATTTAAATTAAAGTTATTTTTATTTCTAAACTATTTTGAAATCAATGATTAATAAAAATAAATCCGCCTTTCAAAAACTGGCATTATTCCTGCTCTATTCTATAATGTAGTTAGAAACATTTGCCTGACTTCAATGGCGACCGAAGAAAGGCAAAATAATAAGAGGTCGCCAAAAAAGGAGTTATATGAAAAGCTTAATGAACTGGGATCCTTTCCGAGAGTTGGAAGGTTTTCAAAATAGACTTTCTTCTTTTTTTGGAAGGACTCCTTTACAACTTTCACTCGGTGAAAGTGACGACGACACACGTGCCGTTTCTCAGTGGATGCCTGTGGTGGATATCTCCGAAGATGAGAAAGAGTATATCATCACTGCAGAACTGCCAGAGGTAAAAAAAGAAAACGTAAAAGTCACTGTTGAAAATGGTACACTGTGCATCACAGGAGAACGTTCTTTTGAAAAGAAAGAAAAAAATAAACGCTACCATCGCATCGAACGTTCCTATGGAAATTTCATGCGATCATTTGCACTACCAGAGGATGCGGATGGAGGCAAAATTGCCGCTGACTTTAAGGAAGGTGTATTAAAAGTGCATTTACCAAAAAGTGAGAAAGCTAAACCGCAAGAAATTGAAGTAAAAGTGCAATAAATTAGCGTTTCATCTTTTACTTGGAATCAGGCGTGTGAAAAAACGCGCCTGATTTTTTTGCGTTTTTTATCTTTTTCCGCTAAAAGAAAATGAGTCCATGCCTGTTCAATTTAAAGATTACTACCAAATTTTGGGCGTTTCCAAAACCGCCAATGATGACGAAATCAAAAAAGCATTTCGCAAACTCGCGCGTCAACACCATCCCGACGTCGCCAAAAACAAAACCGAAGCTGAAGCCAAATTTAAAGAAATCAACGAAGCTTACGAGGTTTTAAGCGATGCGGAAAAACGAAAAAAGTATGACACTTTAGGAGCAAACTGGAATCAAGCTAGCGGTTTCACACCACCTCCCGGCTGGCAAGGAGGCAACTATCGAACTGCTAGCGAAGGCGATTTTGAATTTAACTTTGGCGGCACAGGGTTTAGCGATTTTTTTGAAACTTTCTTTGGTGGACGCGCGGGTGATATGTTTGGCGCTTTTGGCGGGGAACGCTCGCGACAAGCAACCCATTCACAACGCGGAGGCGACATCGAAGGCGTGCTCATGGTCACATTAAATGAAGTGTTTCAAGGCTCGGTAAGACCCATTACCCTTCGCACCACCAATCCGCGCACGGGCCAGACCCAAACCCAAACCTTACAAGTGCGCATCCCGGCAGGAATCCAAGAAGGGCAACTCATCAAAGTAGCAGGACGTGGCAATCCCGGCATCGGTCGCGGCGCGTCTGGTGATCTTTATCTCCGCGTCAAACTCGAAAAACATCCCGACTTCACGGTTCGCGGACAAGATCTTTATTTTGATTTGGACTTAGCTCCTTGGGAAGCCGCTTTAGGTGCCAGCGTTTCCATTCCTACTATGGAAACACCCGTGACCGTAAAAATTAAACCTGGCACCAGTTCAGGACAAAAACTTCGTTTGCGCGAAAAAGGATTACCCAATCGTCAAGGTCAACGTGGCGATCTTTTTGCTCTGGTTACGATTCAAATACCTGCATCATTAACTCCTGAAGAAAAAACGCTTTGGGAAAAACTTGCCAACACTTCTATTTTTCGCCCGCGCTCATCAAAATATTAGCTAAAAAGCTCGCGATCTAGCGAACGATATTGCAACGCTTCAAATAAATGATCCTGATGAATCGACTCGGCATCAGCCAAATCTGCAATCGTGCGCGCGACTTTTAAAATGCGATCATAAGCCCGCGCCGAAAGATTCATATCCATCATTGCATTCTTCAACAATTCCTCACTATGCGAATCCAACAAGCAAAATTGGCGTAATTCTCTAGCACCCATTTGAGCGTTACAGGTTAATTTTTTCTTTATCTTAGAAAATCGCTCATGTTGTTTTTGACGGGCTTGTTGCACCCGCTGACGCACCGCCGCAGAAGATTCGGCAGGTTCAGAGCGTTGCGATAAATCAGAAATTTTTACTGCGCTCACTTCCACATGCAAATCAATGCGATCTAAAAGCGGCCCTGATATCTTTGACAAATAACGTCGAATTTCATTGGGCGTGGATTTGGAATCTTGAATCGATTTTCCATCCGGGGTGGGATTCATCGCCGCCACCAACATAATTTGTGCGGGAAAAGTCATCGAACCCGCAGCGCGTGAAATAGTAATCTTCCCTTCCTCCAGAGGTTGACGCATCACCTCGAGCACAAACCGTTTAAATTCCGGCAACTCATCCAAAAAAAGCACGCCATGATGCGCTAAGCTGATTTCGCCCGGCGAAGGATCTGCGCCACCACCAACCAGTCCCACATCCGAAATCGTATGATGCGGAGCGCGAAATGGCCGCTTTCTTACAAAAGAATTTTGATCATTCAACAATCCCGCAATGCTATGAATTTTAGTCGTCTCCAAAGCTTCATCCAAAGTTAACGGCGGTAAAATCGTAGGCAACCGTTTCGCCAACATCGATTTTCCCGAACCCGGTGGTCCTACCATCAAACAATTATGGCCTCCCGCAGCCGCAATTTCCAAAGCGCGTTTAACGTGCTGCTGCCCCTTCACCTCGCTAAAATCCACATCATGGTGATGATTGTGAAAAAAATTTGATAAATCAACCTGTTGCGGTAAAAGCTCAGTTTTTCCCAAAAGCCATTCCACCGTTTGACGCAAATTTTTTACCGGAATAGCTTCAATTCCTTCCACCACCGCTGCTTCAACTGCATTTTCTTCAGGAACAATCACCCCTTTCAATCCACGTCGACGCGCCTCCAAAGCAATGGACAAAACACCTCGCACCGAACGAATCGCGCCATTCAACGCCAACTCGCCAACAATATAATAATCCTGCAAACGTTGCGTTTCGAGCTGCCCGCTCGCTGTTAAAATGCCAAGCGCCATGGGCAAATCAAAACTCGGCCCCTCTTTTTTCAAATCAGCAGGCGCGAGATTGATCGTCGTGCGACCTAAAGGAAATTTGAACCCACTATTTTCCAAAGCCGTTTTCACGCGATCACGACTTTCTTTCACACCTGTGTCGGGCAAACCTACTATGACAACAGCCAATAAACCCCGACCCTCGTTGACCTCAATTTCAACAGGGACCGCATCTACGCCACAGGTAGCTGCGCTTAAAACCTTGGCGACCATAGAAGTTAAGTCTAATAAAGAGTAAAAAAGTGGCGAGTTTTATCTTTCAATGAAACCTTACTTACTTTGGATCTTGATTGCAATCAGCGCTCTGCTGCATGGCATCCTTTTCTTTTTTTTAAGCGGTTATTCTTTTTGGCAATTTTC is part of the Verrucomicrobiia bacterium genome and harbors:
- the hisB gene encoding imidazoleglycerol-phosphate dehydratase HisB: MKTRSAQLKRKTEETDIQLQLKLDGAGKSRIQTGIPFFDHMLTLFAKHALLDLQLTCKGDLEVDFHHTVEDVGIALGQTLTKALGNKKGISRYGHAYAPMDETLVRVALDISGRPYLAYHVRTRLFKAGDFPIQLVEEFCRALAVHAGITLHIELLYGKDPHHIVEAIFKALAKATDMACRKDPRVKTIPSTKGIL
- the glgX gene encoding glycogen debranching protein GlgX, whose product is MNITQCWLGHPYPLGATWNGQGVNFALFSETATGVELCLFDHPEAKEESARIPLTEHTDQVWHAFLPEVRPGQLYGYRVHGPYEPKNGLRFNPNKLLLDPYAKAITGELKWEDRSFAYQINSSNDKTIHNENNADLIPKCVVIDPTFDWGNDIAPRTPLHHSVIYELHVKGFTQLMEALPENLRGTYAGLGSEPAIDYLKKLGITAVELLPIHQFVHEKHLTDRGLKNYWGYSSIGFFAPHDEYASQRDRGAQVNEFKNMVKNLHAAGIEVILDVVYNHTAEGNHLGPTLSFRGIDNPAYYRLQSDNRRYYTDYTGTGNTFNAMHPYVLQLIMDSLRYWVTEMHVDGFRFDLAASLGRGEHAVSHLSSFFTIIHQDPVLSQVKLIAEPWDLGEGGYHVGNFPILWAEWNGHYRDIVRRYWKGSEGHLGNFAYRFTGSSDLYQHSGKKPYASINFITCHDGFTLHDLVSYNEKHNLANGEENRDGSYNNDSWNCGAEGTTDDLLILTLRRRQMRNFLATLFLSQGVPMLYAGDEFGRTQNGNNNAYCQDNDMNWLHWHHDTDQQNLLALTQRLIHLRRKHPVLRRPKFFQDEPIHGKDTKDILWLTSQAIEMSEKDWTHHRAKSLGVFLSGLPHHVYNSRGEPIVDDAFLMFFNASDGSLEFKLPCAPNFPWHMIINTAEEKGFIDPPPTFFGEQTITLIRRSFVLFQFYGNLEIKTLEYLDQKIHECVQQGDYDI
- the ccsA gene encoding cytochrome c biogenesis protein CcsA → MKRFFSQFIILCVIIFWSGESLLAKEAGNLKEWDLLAIQDQGRRKPMYTFAREMVIRLHGRATYQAPDKKKWAANEMALSVFLQDRDWEKEPFLLVGYRPLVQDLGLAAERKYFSFDELTQVPSLSQQVLAVHEKKQRNETLSRKDQELENVAIRLDLFSQWVRGVSFRIVPSLTPKEIAWMPLFEFFKENDSEKVKPVEGPFLTMIASYKHGDFTQFNQAAETLRGQLRALNPERYPKEKMLQFEYAYYRLHAFDWAMVSYGVAFLFLLMGYYGLKKWLKWIGVAAAFAGILWQGVGVTMRCMIAGRPPVTNMYESVVWVALGTGLFGFLFYLRYRNALYLLAALPVSFLCLLAVSRMPVAMPDRLDPLVPVLRDNFWLTVHVLTITLSYAAFALAMGFGHIVLFRYIRHPQETAKDSVLHHWLYRVMQLGVLLLAAGTILGGVWANYSWGRFWGWDPKETWALIALLIYIFVIHGRIAGWWGVFGLAVGSVVCFSGVVMTWYGVNFVLGKGLHSYGFGVGGTGYAVAFIILEALFVAVACWRYQKTKLIKT
- a CDS encoding cytochrome c biogenesis protein ResB, which produces MSWKKNIVFRYCASLQLAMTLLAVLIIASIVGTIYESNFDAKVARAYIYQAPWFNFWLALLAVNLGAVALSRWPWKKHHTGFLITHLGIIILLVGSIIGRIWGIEGTMTLFKGQPPRNQLLVDERQLHLWEQGSPYQYLFPLEFLNRKPTSEKPRKVWTTENGWKIEVVDYSESLSTQWKPRDQIGSLGRPVVKIKLQSAMMGQGLEQWLIANGGEQSVFNLGLATISFQQSNDAQAFTKMPNQPNQLTFSYADDGHLHYHLMSRKEGESQGEIKVGAALKTGWADWTVTVQQLLPQAQLEADFVPLSSSKNMLPNEIPVLGIKLRVTKADQIMEKWIAFGWKTTLPLEPVPLEITYTWRWEKLPMFAELLDFEVERNEGTDEPASFKSHLRLSGLSEPIEAFCWMNHPANYPNRWWRIWTGLTYKISQASWNPENLNQSTVQILRDPGWLFKWLGSLLICCGIFTMFYLRPPRAKL
- a CDS encoding host attachment protein produces the protein MKLIITTNLGHLKVYQVEKEIGQSTPTVRLVQELNFPDAHRHYDDMVTDQAGRFPIANGANSSAMAIGEENDFEMEVKRRLIDQIVINMEKFLHNGQGPKDWNFAAPSAINHAILEKLPVAMKQKLRKNLDKDLTKIPPLKVLSCFENAA
- a CDS encoding amidohydrolase gives rise to the protein MKRIDGHVHILGDELGSNGCQFSPGWRLPMVNWMLHHLGLPPLRKIKNLDQQYIERLLELVRTSSLDAIVILAHEHVYDEQGKRIDLKNNYHIPNSYVLQLAKKYSEFLPAVSIHPTRADAMDELDRCLEGGAAMMKILPNCHNINCNNPRYKKFWERMAQVRLPLLAHTGGEHTLPILNKKYADPEVLRLPLECGVNVIAAHSATKSGLFDPNYLEKLVFLMTQYSNLYADNSAFNIPFRSRYFKRALESPLIERMVHGSDFPVLIYGHWAWMRGLIDWQTFRQWQNQPNVLERDYQIKKAIGFPEETFTRMNHLLRFATG
- a CDS encoding LysM peptidoglycan-binding domain-containing protein, translated to MTKYFFLSLAGVLILNGCASSNKDTAQNDLPDPVTDYPYDVVSTDSYDTSNDYPPIDTTDTTTVNDMGNDVAAADTDSATTTMDYKVKAGDSLWRIANQNNTTVAKLKKINHLSSDRIKIGQILQVPQ
- a CDS encoding Hsp20/alpha crystallin family protein, which encodes MKSLMNWDPFRELEGFQNRLSSFFGRTPLQLSLGESDDDTRAVSQWMPVVDISEDEKEYIITAELPEVKKENVKVTVENGTLCITGERSFEKKEKNKRYHRIERSYGNFMRSFALPEDADGGKIAADFKEGVLKVHLPKSEKAKPQEIEVKVQ
- a CDS encoding DnaJ domain-containing protein, whose product is MPVQFKDYYQILGVSKTANDDEIKKAFRKLARQHHPDVAKNKTEAEAKFKEINEAYEVLSDAEKRKKYDTLGANWNQASGFTPPPGWQGGNYRTASEGDFEFNFGGTGFSDFFETFFGGRAGDMFGAFGGERSRQATHSQRGGDIEGVLMVTLNEVFQGSVRPITLRTTNPRTGQTQTQTLQVRIPAGIQEGQLIKVAGRGNPGIGRGASGDLYLRVKLEKHPDFTVRGQDLYFDLDLAPWEAALGASVSIPTMETPVTVKIKPGTSSGQKLRLREKGLPNRQGQRGDLFALVTIQIPASLTPEEKTLWEKLANTSIFRPRSSKY
- a CDS encoding YifB family Mg chelatase-like AAA ATPase, translating into MVAKVLSAATCGVDAVPVEIEVNEGRGLLAVVIVGLPDTGVKESRDRVKTALENSGFKFPLGRTTINLAPADLKKEGPSFDLPMALGILTASGQLETQRLQDYYIVGELALNGAIRSVRGVLSIALEARRRGLKGVIVPEENAVEAAVVEGIEAIPVKNLRQTVEWLLGKTELLPQQVDLSNFFHNHHHDVDFSEVKGQQHVKRALEIAAAGGHNCLMVGPPGSGKSMLAKRLPTILPPLTLDEALETTKIHSIAGLLNDQNSFVRKRPFRAPHHTISDVGLVGGGADPSPGEISLAHHGVLFLDELPEFKRFVLEVMRQPLEEGKITISRAAGSMTFPAQIMLVAAMNPTPDGKSIQDSKSTPNEIRRYLSKISGPLLDRIDLHVEVSAVKISDLSQRSEPAESSAAVRQRVQQARQKQHERFSKIKKKLTCNAQMGARELRQFCLLDSHSEELLKNAMMDMNLSARAYDRILKVARTIADLADAESIHQDHLFEALQYRSLDRELFS